From Jiangella mangrovi:
GCAGCTCGGCCGCCGCCGACAGCGCCTCGGAGCGCGACCACCGCACGCCGCCGCCCGCCGCCGTCAGCACTCGCGGCTCGTCGGTGACCGCCAGCACCGCGGCGAAGCCGACCCCGAACCGGCCGACGGTGTCGCCGTCGCGCTTCGTGGACGCCCGCAGCGTCGACAGCCCCTCGACGCCAGCAGCGTCCAGGACGGCGCCGGTGTTCGCCGCCGTCAGGACGGACCCGCGAAGCCACAGCAGCAGCCGCGACGGCAGCCCCGCCCGCGAGCCGGCGTCGGCGGCGTTCTGCGCCAGCTCGACGACCACCCGGTCGCGGTAGGCGCCGCGGGCCAGCTCGTCCTCGGCGTTGGCGTCCTCGCGGAACCGGGCCGGCGACGCGGACCAGGCGGCGAGCACCCGCGAGCGCAGCGCCGCGGTGTCGAAGACGTCGTCCACGACGGCGACGTTACGGGGCGTCGAGCTCCAGCGGCACCAGCTCGTAGCTGAGGGTGTCGACCACCGGCTCCGGGGCGTCCTCGGAGGGCGCCGGCAGCCGGACGTCGGTGTGCCCGCCGCAGCCGTGCGTGTGCGCGACGACCTTGCCGTCGAACGGGGTGCGCTCGTTGGTGCAGACCCCGAACGCATGGCCGATGGTGCCGGCCAGCTGCACCGAGAACCCGCAGCTCCCGCAGCGACCAGGAGCGGCCTTGGCGATGTCGGTGTGCGGGCCGGTGTCGCCCTCGAACCAGCGGACGGCGGCGTCGTCGCGGCCCTCGCGCGACAGCACCCACTCGCGGCCGAGGCCGAGCTCCTGGACCACCTCGAGGGCGTCCTGGTCGTCGGCCGTGACGTAGCCGGGCTCGACGCGGTAGTCGTCCTCGGAGACCGGCAGCAGGTCGCCCGGGCCGAGGTCCTCGGGCTTGACCCGCTCGTCCCACGGCACCCAGGCCGGGGCGAGGACGGCGTCGGCGCCCGGCAGCAGCACGCACTCGCTGACGGTGACGGCCTTGGACCGCGACGCCCGCGTGACGGTGACGGCCCACCGCCAGCCGACGTAGCCGGCCAGCTCGCAGGCGAAGTAGTGGGTGACGACGCGTTCGCCCTCGGCGTCGTGGCCGAGGTGCGCGCCGACGGCGTCCTCGCTGCCGATGTCGACGGCGGCGGCCCGCGCGTCCTCAGCTGCCTTGACGAGGACGGAGTCGGCCTTGACGGAGCGGGCTCGGGGCGATGCGGCGGTCACAGTGGTCGATTGTCGCAAACTCCGGCCATGATCGACACATCGCGCCCGAAGGAAGGACATCATCGGAGCCGGCCGCCCCGATGAGGTTGGATGGGTGTGTGGCAGAGACGGATCCGCTCGGTGGTCCGCCCGACGAGGGCGGGCGGCGTGGCGCGCGCGACGACGGCGGACGGTACGAGTCCCCGTTCGCCGACCGCGCAGCGTCCGGCGGGGCCGACGACTACACGGGCGGCGCCCGGCCACAGGACCCGCCGCATGAGCCGCCGCACGACTCCACCCGCACCATGCCGCCCCCGCCCAGCGCCGGCCAGCGGGTGCGCCGCGCCGCCGGGGCCACCGGCCGGGCCGCCCGCACCGCGGCCGCCGGCACCTCGCGCGCCGCCCGCGGCGGCGCCACCCGGCTGCACCGCGCGGCCGAGGCCAAGGGAGCCGGCCAGACCGGCCTGTCGCGGCTCATCGAGCTCAACGCCGCCAGCGCGTTCGCCGACGCCCTGGTGACGGTGGCGCTGGCAGGCACGCTGTTCTTCTCGGCGTCGACGTCCGAGGCGCGCGGCAACGTCGCGCTCTACCTGCTGCTGACCATGGCCCCGTTCGCGGTGGTCGCGCCGGTCCTCGGGCCGTTCCTCGACCGGTTCAGCCACGGCCGGCGCTGGGCCATAGGGTTCACGGCGGCGACGCGCGGCTTCCTCGCCTGGGTGGCCGCCGACGCCGTCATCGACGGTGGCGTGTGGCTGTACCCCGCGGCGCTGGGCGTGCTGGTCGGGCAGAAGGCGTACGCCGTCACCCGGGCCGCCGCCGTGCCCCGGCTGCTGCCCGAGGGCTGGACGCTGGTGGCGGCCAACTCGCGGCTGCAGCTCGCCGCGACGCTCGGCACGGCGGCCGGTGCGCCCATCGGGCTGGCGCTCGCGCAGATCGGCGACGACTGGCCGTTGCGGGCGGCGTTCTTCGCCTACATGGGCACGACGATCCTGGCCATCCTGCTGCCCAAGCGGGTCGACCTCTCCGAGGGCGAGGAAGGCGCGTCGCTCACCGAGGGCGACGACGACGAGCAGCACCGCATGTCGCGCAGCGGGAAGCGCAAGTTCCGGGTCGGCCCGGCGGTCGTCCGCGCGCTGCGGGCCAACACCGCGCTGCGCTGGCTGTCCGGCTTCATGACCATGTTCATGGCGTTCGTCCTGCGCGAGGAACCGGTCGCCGGGCTGGACGACCTCGTCCTGCTCGGCATCGTCGCGGCCGGCGCCTGGCTGGGCAGCACCATCGGGTCCTCGGTGGGCGCGCTGGTGCAGGCCCGCAGTCCCGACCGCACCATCATCGTGCTCGTCGGGTTCGGCGCGGCCAGCACGCTGGTCACGGCCCTGTTCTGGAACCTGCTGACGGTCATCCTGATCGGCCTGGCGGCCGGGTTCGCCCAGCAGCTGGGCCGGCTGTCACTCGACGCGATCGTGCAGCGCGACGTGCCGGAGAAGAACCGCTCCAACGCGTTCGCGCGCTCCGAGACCCTGCTGCAGCTGGGCTGGGTGGCCGGCGGCGCCGTGGGCATCGTGCTGCCGCTGATCCCCTGGGTGGGCATGGGCGTGGCGACACTGGTCATGGTCGGCGGGCTGGTCTTCGCGCTGCGGGTGCGCCCGCAGCGGCGCCGTCCCGACCGCCACCCCGCCGACCGCACGCCGCCGCCGTCGGCCCCCGCTCCGCCGCCCGCCCGTCTGCCGGACGACTGAGCGGGTCAGAGCTCGAGGTCGTCGGCGACGCCGCGCAGGACCGTCGCGACCTTGCGCGCCGTCTTCGGGTCGGGGTGCCGGCCGCGCCGGTAGGTGTTCGACAGGCCGTCGAGCAGCTTGATGAGGTCTTCGACGATGGTCACGAAGTCGTCGGGCTTCTTCCGGGTGGCCGCGGACACCGACGGGAGGGGGTCGAGCACGCGCACCGAGAGCGCCTGCTCACCCCGGCGGCCCTCGGCCACCCCGAACTCGACCCGCTGGCCCGGCTTCAGCGCCGTGACACCCGCGGGCAGCGCGGACGAGTGGACGAACACGTCGCCGCCGTCGTCCTTCGAGAGGAAGCCGAAGCCCTTCTCGGTGTCGAAAAACTTGACCTTGCCGGTAGGCACGGCGGACCTCTTCGTGTCGGGGGGACCGGACAATCCTCCCGTAGCCGGGAGACGTCACAAGCCTAAGGCCGAGAACGGCCCGTCGGCCTCTTCGGGGGCGATCAATCCGATGACGTACCGTCGTCGACCATGGTCGAGCTTGCTGCGGTGCCGGTGCAGTCGGGGCTGCCGGTCGTGCGCGCGGTCCGTTACGTGGAGCCGCTGCGCGAGGGCGGGTCGCTGCCCGGCCTGGTCGAGGGCGACGACCTCGGCACGTACGTCGTGAAGTTCCGCGGCGCAGGCCAGGGCCCGAAGACGCTGGTCGCCGAGATCGTGGTCGGCGAGCTGGCCCGGCGGCTGGGCATCCGGGTTCCCGACCTCGTGCTGGCCGACCTCGACGAGGCGATCGCGCGGCGAGAGCCGGACCCGGAGATCCAGGCGCTGCTGCTGGCCAGCGTGGGGCTCAACCTCGGCATGGACTTCCTGCCGCGCTCGCTCGGCTACGACGGGCACGGGCGGCGGGCCGACGCCGTCGACGCCGCCCGGGTGCTCTGGCTCGACGCGCTCACCGTCAACGTCGACCGCAGCTGGCGCAACCCGAACCTGCTGACCTGGCACGGGAACCTGTGGGCCATCGACCACGGCGCGGCGCTGCTGTTCCAGCACACCTGGCCGGGGGTCGACGCGTTCGCGGTGCGGCCGTACGCGATCGACGACCACGTGCTGGCGTTCGCGGCGGACCGGCTGGCGGCGGTCGACGCCGAGCTCGCGCCGCAGGTGACGCCGTCGGTGCTGGCCCAGATCCTGGCGCTGGTGCCGGACGACTGGCTGCCCGAGGTCCCGGCCCTCCCCGGAGCCGGGCCGGACACCGTCCGCCAGCACTACGTGGACCACCTCGCCGCGCGCGCCGCGGCATCGGCCTCCTGGCTGCCGAGGGCGGCCGCATGATCGCGTTCGAGTACGCCGTCCTCCGGGTGGTCCCGCGCGTCGAGCGGGCCGAGTTCGTCAACGCCGGCGTCATCGTCTACAGCCAGAAGGCCGGCTACCTCGACGCGGCGACGCACGTCGACGCCGACCGGCTGCGAGCCCTCGACTCCGAGGCCGACGTCGACGCCATCGCGGCCGCCGTCGAGGCCTACGCGCACGCCACCGACCCCGAGGCGGCCGGTCCCGTGGGCGCGACGGCGATCGGCGAGCGGTTCCGCTGGCTGACGGCGCCGCGCAGCACCGTCGTGCAGACCGGGCCGGTGCACGCCGGGCTCACCGACGACCCGGCGGCCGAGCTGGATCGGCTGCTGCGGCGGCTGGTGCTCTAGAGCCTCAGGTCGGGTTGCCGACGAAGTCGTCGAGCCAGTACGGGAAGTCGAGCAGGTCGGCGAAGACGGCGTCGGCGCCGGCCTCGCGCAGCGCGACGGCGTCGTGCGTGCCCGTGGTGACGCCGATGGCGTAGACGCCGGCCGACCGCGCGCCGATCATGTCGCCGGGGTGGTCGCCGACGTAGACGTCGGCGCCGCGCTCGCGCAGGGCCGCGCCCTTGGTCTCGGCGTACCGCTCGCCGACGACGTCGTCGACCGGCAGGCCCACATGTGTGAGCACCGCCCGGACCGCCGACTCGATCTTGGCGCTGACCACCAGCACGGTGCCGTGGTGCGCGTGGATGGCGTCGATGGCCTCGACGGCGCCGGGCAGCGGTTTCGTGCCCGGGATGCCCATGGTGAGGTAGAGGTCGCGGTAGATGCGCCGGGCCTCGTGGACGTCGGCCTCGGGGACGAAGGTGCGGATGGTGACGTCGAGCGGCAGGCCGATCATCGGCAGCAGCTGCTCGGGCTCGATGGTGACGCCCACCTGACGGAAGGCCTCGGTCATCGAGACCATGATGCCGTCCGCGGAGTCGACGAGGGTGAGGTCCAGATCGAATCCGACGGTGAGGGGCATGATCATGACAATACGCGCCCTTTGCTCACAATCGTGTAACGCAGGTCACCCGGAGGTTTCAGCGGTCACATCGCCGGTCACGCGCCGCCGAGGGCCAGGAACGACCACGCCGTCGCCCGGTCGCGCGCCCCGCCGGCGCTCCGCCGGGCCGCCAGCAGCGCCGCGCCGAGGTCGTCGCCTTCGCGCAGCCGCCCGTGCACGGTGAGGCTCAGGTCGACGCTGGCGGCGTCACTGACGGGGACGACGGTGGCCAGCAGCCCCGCGGTGCCCAGCGCCGACAGCGACGTGGTCAGCCCGAGCAGCTCGTCGGCGCCGGTGGGCGAGCCGACGCCGGACTCGCACGCCGTCAGCAGCAGGCGGTACGGCGGTGACTGCAGCCGCTCGATGTCGAACACCGTCAGCGGCCCGTCGGCCAGCTCGAGCGAGGAGAACATCGGGTTGTCGCCGCGGTAGCGCCCGTGCGCGCCGACGTGCGCGAGCCAGGACCCGTCCAGGGCTGCCAGCGCGGCGTCGGCGGTGGCGTCGTCGCCGGTCAGCACCGCCGCGTCGGGATAGACGCCGGCCAGCACGCCGACCTCGGCGCCCGACGACGCGAGGTCGGCGCCGGCGATCAGCGCGACCCGGCGCTCGGCCGGCGGCGTAGCGGTGCGCGCACGCAGCCAGGCGGTGGCCGACGGCGCCACCGTCACGTCGCGCTCACGCAGGGCCGGCAGCGCACCCCAGGGAACGGCCTGCATGGTCGACGGCGGCACCAGCACCACCGGCCCGTCCCCCAGTTCGCGGACGGCCGGGCCGAGCATCGTCTCCTGCAACCGCGCCAGCCCCGGTTCGGCGGCCGTCAGCAGCACCCCGGCGACGGCGTCGGCGGCCACCGCCGCCCCGCGCAGCGCGAACTTGGCGTACTCGACCTCGTTCAGCGCCGCCTCGGAGTCGCCCGCGACCACGTGCCGCAGCCGCCCCTCGCGCGCGACGACGACGTGGAAGCGGCCGCCGCGCAGACCCACGATGCTCAGCAGCGTGCGGTCACCGAGGGCGTCGAGCAGCTCCCGGACGTCCAGGCGGCGACGGCTACCGCTTCCGTTGGCGACGGGGTCGGCGTGCGTCGCGACGACGCCGGCGCCGCCTGCGTCGCGGCCGTGGACGTGCCGGCGGATCCGCTCCTCGAGCCGCCGCCGCTCGGCCTCGTCGGCGTGGCTGCCGATGAGGCTGCCGACGGCGCGCAGCCGGCCGAGCTGGGCGGCCAGCTCGGCGTCGTGGCGGGCCTCGGGCCAGGGCAGCGAGTGCAGGCTGCCGCGCCAGCGCTCGGTCCAGCGCAGCAGCTCGCGCGCGGAGCCGTCGACGGCGACCCGGCGGGTGGCCAGCGCGGCCAGCTCGCTGCCGTGCACCGTCGCCCGGGCCCGCAGCTCCGTGGCGCCCAGGGAGAGCGCGTGGGTGTCGAGGACGTCCAGCCCGCGGCCGCAGGCCCGCAGCATGGCGCGGCGGTCGCCGGCGGCCTCGGCCAGCAGCGCCTGGGCATACCAGCCGGTGGCCCGGCGCAGCGCCGAGCCGCGGCCGCGGCGTCCGGTGGCGGCGGTGCGCAACGACTCCTCCGCCAGCTCCGGCAGCCCCGTGGCCAGCGCCAGCCGGCCGGCCAGCACCAGCGCGTCGAGCCGCTCGGAGGCGTAGCGGTCGGTCAGCTCCGCAGCCAGCCCCGCGGCCGCCCGCGCGTGCCGCTTGGTGACGGCGCCCGCGGCGGCCTGGGCGCGGAGCAGCACGACGCGCGCATGCCGCTCGGCGTCGTCGTGGCCCTGGCGGCGGCTGGACCGGGCGGCGCGGTTCGCGAGGTCGGCGGCGCGGTCGGCGTTGCCGGCGGCCAGGTGCACGATGGCGGCCGCTATGAACCCGTCGGAGCGGCGCAGGGCACTGTCCCGCGCGCCGTCGAGCACCGCGACCAGCTCGTCGGCCGTGGTGGCGGCGTCCTCGGTGAGCCCGGCCGCCAACTGGACGACGGCGAGGTCGCGGACCACCTCGGGCGGCACCACGCCCAGCTCTTCGTACCGGCGGCGCGCGTCATACAGCAGGCGCAGCGCCCGCGGCAGGTCGCCCATCCGGTGTGCGCAGTCGCCGCGGTCCTGGAGCACGATGGTGGCGAGATAGTGCTGCCCGTCGGCCTCGGCGAGGCCCTGCGCCCGAGCCAGCTCGACATCGGCCTCGAGGAACTGCCCGAGCCCGACCTGCGCGGCGGCGAGGTTGATCCGTGCGCGGGCTTCCCAGCCCGAGTCGCCCAGACTGCTGAGACTCTCGGCGGCCGCTCGGCCGTCCTCCTTGGCTTGGGCGAGGTCACGGAGGACGTATGCCGCCGCTGCACGGCGGACCAGAATCCGAGCCCGGTCCAGTTCCCCCGCGGACACGAGCGCGCTGTCGAAGGCTGCGGCAGCGTCTCTAGCGCGACCGGTCAGGGCCAGAATCGTGCCGAGGCTCGCCTCGAGGTCGGACGACCGCTGAGCCAGGCCGTGCTCACGACTGAGCCTGATGCCTCGCCGCGCGGTCCGGATCGCCCGCGCATGCTCGCCACGCTCGCGCTGGATGATGGCGAGGGCCTGCAGCGCATACGTGCGATCGACGGCAGGCGAGTTCCGGCCGAGCACCGACTCGGACCAACTGTGCGCCTCCTCGGGGCGCGACATGGCCAGCGCGGGCAACTGATCCGCTTCTACCGGTGTCGACGTGCTTCCCGAGGTCACGCCCTGATGCTAGACATGTAGTCGTTTGCCCGAATCATGGCTGGGGGAATCAGATGCAACAAGATCGCGAACGGCTACACCAGGAGTTCGAGAGACTCCGTGAGAACAGCGCGCGCCGCACGAAGGACCGGGGCTTCGAACTGGCCGCACGCTGGAACCGGGATGAGACGGCCATCGAGTACCTGTACCGCCAGGGCCAGCTCATCTGCGACGAGCGCGACCTCGACACCGTCCTCGAGGCGTTCGAGCAGCTGCGGCTGGACCGGCCGGAGGTGACGGAGGGCCCGGTCGGCCTCGCCGTCCTTCACGTGCCCGACGCCGACGCCGACGAGATCGCCGCCAAGCTGGCGGACCACCTCGGCGACGAGCGCATCGTCGCACCGAACCATGTCCTGGACGCCCAGGTCCATGTGGCGATGTGTCCGGCGACCGAGCCGGTGCCGTCGTACGCGCCGATCCCGGTGCTGGGTGAGCCGGTCGGCGCGGGCAGGCCCAAGATCGCCGTGGTCGATACCGGCTACTTCGCCGACGCCGCCGAGGACTCCGGCTTCGGCCGCTTCTCGGCGGTGACGAAGTTCGAGCCCGACGACGACGTCTACGTGCAGGGCACCGACGAGATCCGTCCGTACGGGGGGCACGGCACGGCGGCGACGGCTCGGCTGCTGGCGGTCTCGGGGGCCGAATCGGTCAAGGTCGAGGTGCGCGACTGCCTGCTCGGCGGCGCGGTCGACGAGCTCGCCATCGTCGAGGACCTCGAGAAGGTGGTGCGCGGGGGCGCCGACGTCGTGAGCGTGCAGGCGGGGCTCTACGCACGACCCGGCAACACGCCCAAGTCGTTCGACATGCTGTATCGCCGTGTCGTGAGCAAGCACCCGAACACCGTCATCGTCGCTGCGGCCGGCAACCACGGCACCGACGTCCCGTTCTGGCCCGCGGCCTACAGCTGGGTGACAGCGGTCGGCGCCCTCACTCGGGGTGGCGACTACCGAGCGCCGTGGAGCAACTTCGGCTACTGGGTCGACGCGTACACGCCGGGCGAGAACACCGTCATCCCTTATCCGAACGGCCGCTACGGTTACATCGACGAGACCTCGGCGCGATTCACCAACGGGCACGCGCTGTGGTCGGGCACGTCGTTCGCCGCCCCCGTCGTCGCCGGGCTGATCGCCCGGCGCATGATCGAGCGCGAGGTCTCCGCGCCGGTCGCGCGGTACATCGTGCTGCAGGAGGCCGCCATCGGCGCGCTGCCGCACACCGGCCCTCGCCTCATCGTCTGAACCCGACAAGAATGACGAAGCGGTCTTGATCGGTCACGGTGGCGGGGGTACCTTGCGGAAATCTACCCTCGCCACCTGACCAGCAGGAGTCATCATGGCGCCGCATTCCTCCCCGACCACGATCACGA
This genomic window contains:
- a CDS encoding CHAT domain-containing protein; this encodes MTSGSTSTPVEADQLPALAMSRPEEAHSWSESVLGRNSPAVDRTYALQALAIIQRERGEHARAIRTARRGIRLSREHGLAQRSSDLEASLGTILALTGRARDAAAAFDSALVSAGELDRARILVRRAAAAYVLRDLAQAKEDGRAAAESLSSLGDSGWEARARINLAAAQVGLGQFLEADVELARAQGLAEADGQHYLATIVLQDRGDCAHRMGDLPRALRLLYDARRRYEELGVVPPEVVRDLAVVQLAAGLTEDAATTADELVAVLDGARDSALRRSDGFIAAAIVHLAAGNADRAADLANRAARSSRRQGHDDAERHARVVLLRAQAAAGAVTKRHARAAAGLAAELTDRYASERLDALVLAGRLALATGLPELAEESLRTAATGRRGRGSALRRATGWYAQALLAEAAGDRRAMLRACGRGLDVLDTHALSLGATELRARATVHGSELAALATRRVAVDGSARELLRWTERWRGSLHSLPWPEARHDAELAAQLGRLRAVGSLIGSHADEAERRRLEERIRRHVHGRDAGGAGVVATHADPVANGSGSRRRLDVRELLDALGDRTLLSIVGLRGGRFHVVVAREGRLRHVVAGDSEAALNEVEYAKFALRGAAVAADAVAGVLLTAAEPGLARLQETMLGPAVRELGDGPVVLVPPSTMQAVPWGALPALRERDVTVAPSATAWLRARTATPPAERRVALIAGADLASSGAEVGVLAGVYPDAAVLTGDDATADAALAALDGSWLAHVGAHGRYRGDNPMFSSLELADGPLTVFDIERLQSPPYRLLLTACESGVGSPTGADELLGLTTSLSALGTAGLLATVVPVSDAASVDLSLTVHGRLREGDDLGAALLAARRSAGGARDRATAWSFLALGGA
- a CDS encoding S8 family peptidase; translated protein: MQQDRERLHQEFERLRENSARRTKDRGFELAARWNRDETAIEYLYRQGQLICDERDLDTVLEAFEQLRLDRPEVTEGPVGLAVLHVPDADADEIAAKLADHLGDERIVAPNHVLDAQVHVAMCPATEPVPSYAPIPVLGEPVGAGRPKIAVVDTGYFADAAEDSGFGRFSAVTKFEPDDDVYVQGTDEIRPYGGHGTAATARLLAVSGAESVKVEVRDCLLGGAVDELAIVEDLEKVVRGGADVVSVQAGLYARPGNTPKSFDMLYRRVVSKHPNTVIVAAAGNHGTDVPFWPAAYSWVTAVGALTRGGDYRAPWSNFGYWVDAYTPGENTVIPYPNGRYGYIDETSARFTNGHALWSGTSFAAPVVAGLIARRMIEREVSAPVARYIVLQEAAIGALPHTGPRLIV
- a CDS encoding MFS transporter, giving the protein MAETDPLGGPPDEGGRRGARDDGGRYESPFADRAASGGADDYTGGARPQDPPHEPPHDSTRTMPPPPSAGQRVRRAAGATGRAARTAAAGTSRAARGGATRLHRAAEAKGAGQTGLSRLIELNAASAFADALVTVALAGTLFFSASTSEARGNVALYLLLTMAPFAVVAPVLGPFLDRFSHGRRWAIGFTAATRGFLAWVAADAVIDGGVWLYPAALGVLVGQKAYAVTRAAAVPRLLPEGWTLVAANSRLQLAATLGTAAGAPIGLALAQIGDDWPLRAAFFAYMGTTILAILLPKRVDLSEGEEGASLTEGDDDEQHRMSRSGKRKFRVGPAVVRALRANTALRWLSGFMTMFMAFVLREEPVAGLDDLVLLGIVAAGAWLGSTIGSSVGALVQARSPDRTIIVLVGFGAASTLVTALFWNLLTVILIGLAAGFAQQLGRLSLDAIVQRDVPEKNRSNAFARSETLLQLGWVAGGAVGIVLPLIPWVGMGVATLVMVGGLVFALRVRPQRRRPDRHPADRTPPPSAPAPPPARLPDD
- a CDS encoding HAD family hydrolase encodes the protein MPLTVGFDLDLTLVDSADGIMVSMTEAFRQVGVTIEPEQLLPMIGLPLDVTIRTFVPEADVHEARRIYRDLYLTMGIPGTKPLPGAVEAIDAIHAHHGTVLVVSAKIESAVRAVLTHVGLPVDDVVGERYAETKGAALRERGADVYVGDHPGDMIGARSAGVYAIGVTTGTHDAVALREAGADAVFADLLDFPYWLDDFVGNPT
- a CDS encoding cold shock domain-containing protein, producing MPTGKVKFFDTEKGFGFLSKDDGGDVFVHSSALPAGVTALKPGQRVEFGVAEGRRGEQALSVRVLDPLPSVSAATRKKPDDFVTIVEDLIKLLDGLSNTYRRGRHPDPKTARKVATVLRGVADDLEL
- a CDS encoding DUF3027 domain-containing protein, which codes for MTAASPRARSVKADSVLVKAAEDARAAAVDIGSEDAVGAHLGHDAEGERVVTHYFACELAGYVGWRWAVTVTRASRSKAVTVSECVLLPGADAVLAPAWVPWDERVKPEDLGPGDLLPVSEDDYRVEPGYVTADDQDALEVVQELGLGREWVLSREGRDDAAVRWFEGDTGPHTDIAKAAPGRCGSCGFSVQLAGTIGHAFGVCTNERTPFDGKVVAHTHGCGGHTDVRLPAPSEDAPEPVVDTLSYELVPLELDAP
- a CDS encoding HipA family kinase; the encoded protein is MVELAAVPVQSGLPVVRAVRYVEPLREGGSLPGLVEGDDLGTYVVKFRGAGQGPKTLVAEIVVGELARRLGIRVPDLVLADLDEAIARREPDPEIQALLLASVGLNLGMDFLPRSLGYDGHGRRADAVDAARVLWLDALTVNVDRSWRNPNLLTWHGNLWAIDHGAALLFQHTWPGVDAFAVRPYAIDDHVLAFAADRLAAVDAELAPQVTPSVLAQILALVPDDWLPEVPALPGAGPDTVRQHYVDHLAARAAASASWLPRAAA
- a CDS encoding DUF3037 domain-containing protein, coding for MIAFEYAVLRVVPRVERAEFVNAGVIVYSQKAGYLDAATHVDADRLRALDSEADVDAIAAAVEAYAHATDPEAAGPVGATAIGERFRWLTAPRSTVVQTGPVHAGLTDDPAAELDRLLRRLVL